The genomic window GGAAGAATATATTTAGATGATTCTGTTGATAATATTAAGAGTAAATACAAAAGTGTCCGTGAATTATTAACACAATTTTATGCTAGTGAGAGTGAAAACTATGAGAAATAGTATTTTAAATCAAAAATGGAAGTTCTATTTAAGATCAAGAAGCAGCACATTTAAAAGAACATTAGATTTTGTTTTTTATTATTTTCTTAAATTTGATAAAGCTTGAGTATTTAATATCCTTATTCCACTTTCATTTTCATTACTTTCAATTTATGCTTATGTAAACTATTCTCAAATATTTTCAGTTCTCCCTCCTCAAATATTAGCCTTTGTATCATTTACGTCTTTTTTTGTTCCAACATTTTTTTCAATATCACTTTTAGAGTGAAGAAATTCCCATCTTTTAAAAAGAATGAAATTTGTTGATGTGAAAAAAAATGATATTATTATTAGTTTTATCTTTGTTTCATTTTTTTTCTCCTTTATTTCAATAGCGATCCAATATTTTTTTATATGAATAGAGGCACTATCTTTTAGCAAAATTTATAATGTATTTACTAATTTGGTAAATATAAAATATTATATATGATTTTGATATATTTTTGCAAACTTGCTAATAATTACCTTAGTCTTTTTATTAGAAATTGTATTAAGTAGCTTTTCTTATTCGCAAGCAATTAATATAATAATAATTATTGTACTATTTATTGTCTTAGTGTTGTTTTCTGATATTTTAATATGATCTTTTAGCTCATCGAGAAGTAAATTTTTAACATATGCTGGTTATTTGATATTAACAAAGTATTGCGTTTATTTGATTTTATTAACAAGTTCATATACATTTATGGATAAAAACGGAATTCAGCAAATCATCTTAGACAATACTTACACTAGAACTTATATTTTTACCTATAGTATATACTTATGTATTGGAGTTTCAATTATTTCAATAGCAGCTCTTAATTTTCTATCAATTAAAATGTTTAAGTGAAAGGGGAATGAATAGATGAACAAAATTACAAATATCAAATTTATTGAAAAACAAATACTCACTTATGCTTTTAAGACATATTTTAAAACACCAAAAACATATTTATATTCAATTTTTTTACCAATTCTTTTCTTTTGTCTTTTTTATTTATTAAAGTCTTCCTTTGGAAATGAAAATTGAGAAACACTCTATAGCCAAGCTTGATCTCTTTTACCAATATCTTGCATTTGTAGTTTATTTACAATATCAAATATTATTATTAACTGGCGTGAATCTAATTTTATTTCCAAGATTAAAATATTAAGAATTAAAAAAATTCATCTATTTATATCATTTTTAATTTTATCATTAGTAATAACTTATATATCAACAGTAGTAAATATAATTTGCGGTTTGATAATTGATTTGTTTCTTGTTAATAAAAATTTTACATTTGGAATTCAACAATTAATATATTTTGACCAATATGTGGGAATATTTTTTACAATATCAATAATGCAAATTATTATTTTTTCAATAACATATATTTTTTCATTTTTTATTAATTCACCATTTAGAATTCAAGTTTTAAATCTTATATTTTGCTTGTACATGTTATTTTTTGGAGGCGTATTAATTAATCGTACAAATTTTACAGATTCATTTAATAATTCAATTATTTCACAAGCAATATTTTATATTAACCCAATCGATTCATCACAATGATTATATTTATTTTCTTGTGGAAGAATTATAAACGATTCTTCAAATATTGTATACATATCAGACAGTCTATTTTCAACTATACCATATTCAATTCAAGATAAGTATCAAGATCTTACATATGAGATTCCATTATGTTTAACAATTTCGGGGTTATGGATATCTATCTTTGCAGTTATTTCTGTGAAACTAGACATAAAAAAATTATAGAGGGGTAAAATATGAAAAAAGTTATACAAACATCATTATTAGTTTTCATGGCATCAATTTTAACAATGCCAGTTTTTTCATGTTCAATCGGTAACATAACGTGTCGACCATATTTTGAAAGTATGAATAATTTCAATTGAGCTGATGAAAAATATGGAGATATGTTTAATTGAAAATATGATGAAAAAGATAGTACACCATTATCAGAAGGTAACACCGATGAAACTGATATTAGTAATAAAGTTTTAAATGGTCATGTAGATGATATTTGAGACTATGATAATTATAATACTGGTTTTCAAATGCGTGACTACTTAAATAAACAAGGAACAACAGGTGTTCCAACATCAAAAGCATATAGTCCGGATGGAAATTCTGCTAGTGACTTTGGGGTCAAATCTCTCGCTCAAACATTTACGAGAAAAAATCTTGTTAATGATTGAGATAAAATTGGAGACGAAGATATAGCTTACAACACTTCATCTCAAAAGCTAGCAAAAAGAAATTTTGTTGCTCAAATTCCATCAACAAATTTCCAAGAGGGAGAATCATTTTTTAATCAATATCGAGAACATGGTGTTCACCAAGGAACATACAATAATAATTGTGTGGGACTTAAAAATCCTTTTTCAAACAATATCTCTAGTTTCTCTTATGTTAATGAATATATAGATTGACAAGGTATGACTAATGAAGGAATTCTTGAGCTTCCATCAATGGATTTTGTTGATGCAAATCATAAGAATGGAATTCCAGCATATGGAATGATTTTTTTAGATGGTTGACAAAATTTAACTAAAAAAATGATGGATAAATTTTTAGAAAAAGATGCTAGTGGAAATTTTATGGTCTCAAAAATTCTATATGATATGTGTGAAAAATGTGGTTTTGATGGTTTTTTTATTAATAACGAAGGAAATGGGTCTAGACCAAATGGTGCAATTGTAGATTATAAAGATATCGGAGAACTTATGCAACAATTTAAAGATATTGTGGCTTCTCATCATAAGAACTATAAAATCATATGATATCGTAATGGAGCAAATGTTGTTTGTAATGCAAATGGTTCTTGGTATTCTCCCGAAACAATAGAAATGTCAAAAAAAGCTGGGGAAATTCAGTTAAATTTTGGTTTATCTGAAAATGCTAATTCTCAAGCTACATTTATAAAAAGATATGGTGATAAATGAAAGCAAAATTTATTTAATTTCTATGAGTTTGGTCAAAAAATTAATTCTATTGGTAATCAAGATTTTCGTAGTTATATTTATAAAAATAATAACTCTAGATCTAGCCTTGATTTAGACAGTTATAACCCAAGTAATATAATGAATGGCTTATCATTTTTTGAAAATGATGGAAGTTCTAAATTTGGTTCTGGAATTGAGAAAAACTTGTTGGGTAAAAACCCATCTGAAAAAGATAAAGCAATTTCATGATTACAAGCCCAAGAGACAACAAATTTATATAGTGCCTACCAATACTCTGGTCTTAATGGTTATATAAGTTCGGATGACAAAGGGATTACATCAGAAGTAGACCTAGGTGCATCAATTCAACAATTGGTTGCTAACAATCCAAGAATAAAATCTAAATTACTTAATAAATTTAAAGACGAAAAACCA from Spiroplasma endosymbiont of Aspidapion aeneum includes these protein-coding regions:
- a CDS encoding endo-beta-N-acetylglucosaminidase — its product is MKKVIQTSLLVFMASILTMPVFSCSIGNITCRPYFESMNNFNWADEKYGDMFNWKYDEKDSTPLSEGNTDETDISNKVLNGHVDDIWDYDNYNTGFQMRDYLNKQGTTGVPTSKAYSPDGNSASDFGVKSLAQTFTRKNLVNDWDKIGDEDIAYNTSSQKLAKRNFVAQIPSTNFQEGESFFNQYREHGVHQGTYNNNCVGLKNPFSNNISSFSYVNEYIDWQGMTNEGILELPSMDFVDANHKNGIPAYGMIFLDGWQNLTKKMMDKFLEKDASGNFMVSKILYDMCEKCGFDGFFINNEGNGSRPNGAIVDYKDIGELMQQFKDIVASHHKNYKIIWYRNGANVVCNANGSWYSPETIEMSKKAGEIQLNFGLSENANSQATFIKRYGDKWKQNLFNFYEFGQKINSIGNQDFRSYIYKNNNSRSSLDLDSYNPSNIMNGLSFFENDGSSKFGSGIEKNLLGKNPSEKDKAISWLQAQETTNLYSAYQYSGLNGYISSDDKGITSEVDLGASIQQLVANNPRIKSKLLNKFKDEKPNFLPRYTYNSNGYYPSSFGIGDIFLPQTTITDSTIPNDTPLSSSKEKEIKNDPTMSTCFSTGSGIMYINRDINKSKIEEEDYYPWTNIRLEDVMPTYQWDFWDSQKEEGNILKSEGNLDKYRSKITSDGQLSGYFDYYDPYEKGNSIAIANSYDFDNQGKLTPGKWGKGPYYFNLMGTNLQNSNYDVSFVVKATKEDQPKESTKDETKMNKIVNATNLSVTMSNSNIPNNIPIKSAVQLEDGWYRLTYNLKSTNANNSNRIAKLGLKIDPQNQDNFIFNVGKFAINKAQPLIFQPQSTITSVQNKYIVKRRKGDYNLNIRLGWDVVNDINIDYYTIYTYYDNKWYRIGETSQKLYYVHELKENSPNNLRMGIKIKYKNGTESKINTFNFNTKYS